The genomic DNA TTTCAGATTGCTTATTCTCAAACTTGAGGAAGTCAAGTTATATCTAATTGGAGATTAAACATTATGTCCAAGCTTTGTTGACAAATAGTGCCATGATTGCTCAGATACTCATGGATTCTAAGAAATTAAGCAAATTATGTTTATGTATGTCAAATTTAGTAATTGGAAAAGATTTAAGGTGGTTCATCATTTGAGACAAACATAAATGACCATTTAGCAAACCAACTACCAAGCTTGTTCAAGAAATTCTAGTTCATTTGGAATGAATATGGCTTGCAACTAAAGACACAAAACCACCACTGttggtaaaaaaaatatcaaggGAAAGTTATGAGCAAGCAAGTCAATGAACAAGAATTTCTCAAGGTAATCTCATATATATGTAAATAGAATAAATCCAGTTGACTAGATCAGAGACAAACAAATACATCAAAGCCAAAAATTTAAAGACAAGTTGGTCTACGTCAGATATATGTGGATAAAAATGTTGGAGGAAAATCCCTATTAACCACTAAGAAACAAGATCATTTTTTATCCCTTCATCATCTTTTCATCCTGTGATATGATGTTTTTTGTTATATTGACAGGAACAATTTCCGCCAAAACAAAAACCAAAGTCTTGTGCTCCCTAACTCGAGCAGGTGAATGAATGTTTACATTGAAAGAAACAGTTTCCAGCaaagcaaaaaccaatgtctTGTACTCCCTAATTCGAGCAGGTGAATGAATGTTTACATTGAAAGAAACAGTTTCCGCCAAAACAAAACAAGAAAAGTGATGCCTTGTACTCCCTAATTCGAACAGGTGAATGGTTGTTTAAATTGACAGAAGCAGTTTCCACCaaaacaaaacaaggaaagtGATGTTTTGTACTTCCTAATTCAAATAGGTGAATGGTTGTTTAAATTGACAGAAACAATTTCTAACAAAACAAAAACCAATGTCTTGTAATTCCTATTTCAAGCAGGTGAATGGATATTACCAGCTTAaatcaattagattagaaatctagaCTCTCTAGCACTGCAAAGGGGAAATTTAAATTTGCATGAAACGTGGAAATACAATCATCCTCCCCACTTTCACCAGTTCACCCTCTCTGGCGTTCTTGTATGTCTCTAGTGTTTGAATAAGTACACTATTACAGGAGCGAACTCAGCAATCCAGTCATTCACTTCAGGAAACATATTAACAAATAGGCACATAATTACAGAGCCAACAGGGCAATCCAGTTATTCACTTCAAAAAATGAATAAGTAAATTTCTACTCTCTAGTgtgatcaatttttttatttctttcaaaCAACCTTCAAAACTAACTTGTAGATAACGAATTATATCAGTTGTTGGCTTCATTTCATCAAATTCTCAGATTCGTAATTTCTAAGAAACAAAATGCAAATCCCTTATTTCAAATAGCTGGCCCAATGGGCAGAACAAAATGGTAATAACACGCACAAAAAAAAAAACGTATATGAGAAGACCAAAACCTACCGGCGATGAATGGCTAAATGTGCTCATGCGCCAGAACATCTTGACGGCTCCCAACGGAAAGATCCCGATAGCAATCCGACGCCCAGACTTCCAGATCTAGGGTTCCCAATACCCAGCCCCGTTTCTACCAATTCGCTCCCGGATCACGGAGAAACCACAAGCAAGCCtttttttataaagaaaaaaaaacacaacccgAATTCCTCGATCTCAACGCCGCCAAACTGCTCTGCCAGAGGACCTAAAGTGAACGGATAAATCAATACGAAGGAGGAGAGAATGGGATCGGATTGGAGAGGAGCTCGGAGAAGGAAGCGAAGGTGGCAGAGAAGGGAGACGATACGAAGCGTCGTTCCCGTCGCGGAGTGCTTCGGCGTAGAAGGCGATAAAAAAATGGAAATCAAAAAACAAAATTATTCGTGGGGAGGAATTTGTAACAGCAGATCGGTTGTTCTcgttaattttgttttttttatttgaaaaaaggaagaaaaaaattattatatgtgCATATTTGTTTAATCGTTTAATTCGATTATTCACAAGTCAAACTCTAATggaattttatttatatttatacaaatatacaattttaattttaaaatattcaaatttaaatcattttaaattataatttgctTTTGTTTGAATCAAGATTCAAAACCACTCGTACCAAAATTTGAACTCGAATTTCATTTCAAACCGAGTTGagcaaaattatttatattttcaaatttcaaattgaatttcacatatatttattaaatcctaaactcaaatatcaatattttcaaTATATTCAACTAAATTTTATTCTTTTGCACCCCTAATtgctaaatttaattttgtttcctAATTATCTCTTTAAAAGTATAAAAAGGGCCCAACTGAAATACATGACCTCAAAATCACATTACAATAATTTTACCATTATAAAGAGAATATTATTATGCTCTCAATTTACTTATTTGAGTTTATAGTCCATAAAAAATCATATTACAATCAAATATGAGTTTAATAAAATTACAATACATAATAGTGTTTGTATAACACATAGCTTGAGGGTGCTTTAACAATTTTTATACCAAACCAAAGATCAAAGTAAGAACATGCACTTAAAGTCTTAAACTGAACATAGATAAACATTATATGATATGACCATGTTTCTTCAAAATTACCATGTTATTTAAAGGAAACAACTCTCACAAAAGATCACCCTCTCAAGTTTAACAACACAAGAGGGGCGAGTGATTCTCTGGTTTTATAGGTCTTTGTACATCAGGGACAGATCGCTAATTATAGGTACATTGCACAAAGGAGCCCAAGTTACATTGTTGTGTTGGGAACTACCGAATTGTAATGCTCGCCGAGGCCATAAGCGTGTCGATGATATGATAACATTATGCTAGGGTTGCCTACTTCACTTCCAATCTCAGACTTGTATTCTTTCCCCATTTCCACATCTGGAAAAGAACCTGAGTATATGACGATATGTTTCTTGAGGCAATGTACAAGAGCACTGAGCTCAAGTTGTCCTCCCCAGGCTGCTGTTGACTCTACTTCTACACAGTACTTGTCGAATCTTTCCAAGGGTGAGCTGTCTGATTCTACCTCGATCTTACTCTCTGATAGGAAAAACGGTAGAAAATCTGGCGTGTGGTTTCTCATGTACTTAGCAGTCATTTTGCGAAGCTCCTGGAAACTGTAGGGTGATACACCATTAGAGCAAAGTGAGAGCTGGTTTTCGACAGCTCTATAGAGACAGTGGCCATCTGGTTTTATCTCATTGATTGTCAGACCCAGTGGCTCCAACTTCCTCTCCAGCTTCTCGTTTTCAATCATGCGATCGCTAAGCATGTTGCTCTGCTCTTCCTGTATCCTCTGCTCTCTTGCAGCTTCTTCTTGCGCtcttttttctcttctccttgttccTTTGTTGGGTTTTGCCGGGTCACCATGGCGAACAACATTAAATCCAGCAATGGCCTTGGCCAAATTATCTACATTAGATTTCTCAGCGCTTTCACTTGTCGTATAGCCCAGCAATGTAAGTTCTCGCACATGTTTAGCTTTTAATTGAGTTTGAAGTTGAGATATCTCTTCTTCCACTTGCTTCCTTTTAGCTTTCTGCTCGGCTTTACTTCCTTTAGCAGCAGCCTTTTTAAGATTCATTTCCTTGTTATGGAGCTTGGCAATCTCTTGCCTGTAAATACAGACACAAAATGTTGATATGTTGAAGAAATGGAAAAAGTGGAGCCGAGGAAAAGAATTGaacaaaaccaagtgttggattacTAAATCTCCCTTGTCAATTTCAGTGCGAAAGACATACATCGCCATAGAAACTGATACATTTAACAAATGTAACAAAAAGACAGCAAGCTGAAGAAGATGCACTAATAGAATCAGTGAAACAATGGAACTCAAGAAACAATCATGGATTCGAATTTGCACTCAAATGGTGCGAGTATAATCAAGTTTGATAGATACCATAAAAAATAATCCATGGAAACTGCAAATATTGTCTGGAAACCTAAACACCCTAACCTGATCATGATATTATAAAGCCACGGCATTATTTTTCATATTCATCTAGATTTTCCACTCTAGATCTACCAGTTTCACAGTTTGTAACCACTCAGAAGAACTAGTTTTGAGATCTAAATGCTTAAATCATATCCAGGTTCAACAAAAAAAAGCAAGTTATGAGATGTTAATAATCTTTTTCCATGTAAAGATATTCACAATTCACCTCTAGTTATGGAAGAAACTAAATTAGTTTCCTTTTCCACTCACATCCTATGTAAACTATGATATAGAATGGGTTTTGATATATCCTTGCATAGAACTTAGTCCCCAAATGGTTGGAACAAACACGAGTCGATAATGATGATGATCCTTATATCGAAAGGGAGGTTAATCATCTGCCCTCAAGTTAGATGGGATATCGTTTGTACCTATTTATTGACTTACATCCAGTTCCTTCCAATTTTTACCGTTCCAAATAAAcagatgtaaaaaaaaaaaaaaaaattgtggaaccgccacatcagcggcccccctagagccggtcccacggatatggagggaggtaaatgcaggtacacaggtggaaagtgcatagcggagacgttaaccccattGCATGCATCTTTTCCAAGATAATATATCATCTGTTATGATTGTAACTACATAACAAGATGCCTATTATCAGATGTTAAGTTCCACTAATCTTTCAAAAAATGACCAAGTGACAATCAAATGCCTCCTAAATAAAATCCAAGAAGTTGGCGATGCAAATTTTGTCCTtgcaaattgattttaaaaattggaaATGGATGGTTAGCAACTATTTCTAAGTGAATCGCATGGTATCATCAAGGAGCACTGTTCAATCGCCAAGACAGAGAATGTAATGGACTGAGACCAATGTCCAGTCTGTACAAGATTAAGACAGTAGAGATCAATCCAAGACCTTTTGAATTGGCGAGGAACTTCGATGGATTTGATTGAATAATTAATATTGCACAGTAAACAACACACAAGCCTTCATAACAGGATAAAATATAGATTTGGGGGTTTCGTCCAATAAATAGCCAAACTCAACCAAGTGATAATCAGTATAAAGGAAGATCGTCTTCCTTCAAAATTCTATATCTGATCTCGCGATGCAGGAAATCCGAATACAACAAAAAGGTGGGAAAAGTTAAACAAACAGCGAATAAAAAACGCATTTTGTAGatgacaaagaaagaaaaaaaaaactgagcTTTGAGTGCCACTACCGGTGCCTCGAGAGCATCTCTTCGCGTGTCTCCTGTGGTTCTTCCCTGGAAGCGCTTCCCTCCGCTTCTTCAGCCATCTCCATCATCGATGCAGAAATCGGAGAGGAAGAGAGGCGGTGTGGCGCGATTCCTCAGAGAGCAATGCACGAGTGAAGAAGGCTCGAGGCGACGTCGCCGGAGCAAAACATCGACTTCGACGGCGGAGATACAAACGGCCGGGAGTAGCCTTGTGTTTAGGGTTTGGCTATGCTTCTTGTATcgacttaaaaaaaaatcattatcattatctaATGTCAAATTTATTTATCGCCTTTTTATCGAACCAGTAAGATGGCAATTATCAAATCACTTAGGATACTGAACCAAATTAGGAGTGAACAGTCCATCCATCAAATCGATCAACTCATTTATATCAATACGAATTGAatcgaaaaaaaaataatctGCTGGATATAGGGTCTTAATattacattatctgatctagtagggtcggatagttttttatcccaataaccgaaccaactcgatccgatcacccctacttgtagcaactaatgttgataagttgttacacgttgtagtaactactatcgataagctgttacacgttgtaatagttatttccgattagctgctataacgtgtaatgagtaatgtctattatcatttttaaaaaatttatttatttttgttatatttatatttatatttatattttatatttcattgaatataggatcagatatccaaataactgacaacccgtcgGATATCTGAAACATAAGAACCGCCAGATGTAGGGTCGAATGTAGGTCTCGATTTTACATTATCTGATCTAATATGGCTGGAGAATTTTTtaccccaataaccgaaccaactcgatccgtgatcacccctaAACCAAATGGCATATCTGAACAAAAATCATCTCTCGCATGAGGTATTGTGATTATGACTCTGAGATTCaaatctcgataaaattaagataaatattttttttatgtgttagttatTATTCTAAAAGTTAATAGTCATTCGTGATTTATCTTTTCCGTACTGATCCTGGACCGGATTGACAGAGACGCTGAAGATGAACATATTTATCTTTTACCACCATGAACCAAAATCATCTCCCGATAACCTTTTTCCGAGCGGAAATGAAATCTAAATCTAAACCTTTTTCCGACCGTGTATGGTGTGTTTCCTACTGTTTTCAACAGCAACTCAATGAAGATAAACGGTCATCCCCTCCTGACCATTGAAGTCTTAACCGGGGAAACACAGCTATGTCTATGTTTCTACCGGTCTGTGTTAGTTTCAAGTCTACTAGTGGGCTGAAACTCAACTATGTTCTTTTGTCGATAAGTGCTCAAATCTTTCTATAAAGTTATACAAAGATTAACATTGTAAATTTTATAGATGTTTTTTCTATCCGTGTTAGCATTTTATCTTATGTAACTAATATAGTGTTTTTTTtatctaatatttaattatttctaaaaGGAAAAATCTGTAAAGGTAGTATAATAAAACTTATATTATGATATTTCCATTTCCTCCCGATAATTgtgttttttaaaaattcataatcttaatatattttttttcacaatatgattaattttttattatattaatacaGAGACATCTAATTTTTGACGAAGCACTCTCAATATTGATGCAACTATGGAATCACAATCAAAGAATTCAAACGTAAGCGTTACTACTCCAAATATAAATATGAGTACTGATAATATGACACATTCAATTTCTTCTAGCGTTGTGATTAATATTGGAAagattattaaatataattttaatttgaatcaaCAAGTTCCTAGTGTTGAGGATGACCCAGTACATACGAATATAGTATTAGAAGAACTTTTTAAAAATACATGGACTGAACAAGAATATAATGATAATAGAATGGAAGAGGAAATTGAAAAAGATGTCTCTGAAGATAAATTCTTAACAAATGATATGTAATATTTATTAGATGAGTCAATTAACTTTAACAAATATAGCGACCTTAAAGAATAGTTTCCATTAGCTGAAGATGTATATGTAATGAACACAGACTTCTTCCAATTCAAATTGAAGAACTAGATGACTACGTTGAAGAATTTTGTATTGGTCAAATAATgaccaactcaatttcaatagTACTGCCATAAATTTATATCAATTATTGTTATAGGTGTACACAAcgcaaaagtatttttttaaatgtaCTTACTAAGTGTGCTATGAAAAAGTGTTCACATACATTGTAAAAGACGCTAGGACAAACAAAGTTCAAGCAATATGCGATGGAGAAAATTACACATAAACAATAATTATAAAGGGATATTGAGTTCATGGTTATAAAATACTTAGAGTGTCACCAGTGCAGTGTTAGCATAGTAACAGTTGATCATCCTGCATTCACATATTCATTTATAGCATCTGATTGAAAATCATTTTATGGCATTAGAAGATTATAGACCGATAAACATTCAGAATGAGATGAAATCATGATTTAGAGTgaaaattattggtgcaattaggTAGCAAtgatcaaactcaggttttgataaatgacaaaatgTTAAAGTTAGGTGATATGTTTATCTAACCTTTTTACTAAGTGTATAGGATTAAAAGGCTTAGGACCTGACACTAGACTGAAGTCTAGGTAGATTGATACCCGGCAGGAAGCCCAGTTGGGTCCGCGGGGCTTAACGACTGGCTGAAGCCTAGGTAAattgatatctggcaggaagccTACCTGGGTCCTCGAGACATGACAGCTGACTGAAGTCTAAATAGAGCATCTGGTACAatgacctggtgggtcaaagaagTCAAGTAAAGTCTGCAAttgtaagtgaaggtaagtcactggaggagagaaaTCCGGTGAGGACAAGTCCCGGTGGGACTATAGGCACAATCTAACTCAAAGCTATTTCGGATGTTTAAACTGAGACTATAATTAAATCCCGGTATTAGAAAaatataatctaattaataattattttattttaactgtgctaactctgttttgcaggttttaTATTATGGATTAATGCTTTTTGCAGGATTAAAATGCAAAATTGAAGCTTAAATGAACAATGTCTGAAGTGTCTTAGTTCACACTGGAGGCACCCTAGATGGCTGAGGGCTCCTCCGCACTGATAAGCGAAGATCATAATTCAACGTTGGAGGCGGCTCAGCTGAGAACCAAGGCGCCTCAGTTCGGACTTGAGGCGTCTTAGATGGGACTGAGGGCGCCTTTGAGAGGATAACCTGCGCAATTTGCATATCAGATTAGAGCTGCGAAGTGAGGGACCTTAGTTTGGAACTAAGGCACCCTTGATAGCCTTTATAAGGGTTATTCATCTATGCTATCAAACACAACTACTAGAAGAACTATTCTGATCATTCTGATGCTTTGTTCTCCAACTATTGCAACTCTACTATGCCTGACCACAGCCAGTAGACCAACACCAATACACGAACTCAATCAAATTTCATTCTTCTAAGTATTGGTAATGATTTCATTTATTGTATATCTTTTATACTTGCAAGAGGAAAGTGTAGGAtgttatatttttcttatttttgtacTCGACTACTCTAACGAGAGTTTACCGGTAGAGAGATTTAGTGATTATCCATCAGAAAGGTCCAAGAGagcatgggtcttggagtaggagttgtcgaaggatccaaaccaagtaaaaactcttGTGTTCTTCTGcttatatttttgtttatttattccaCTACACACTCGTATTTCTAAAAAtcgaaaaggaaagattttaaaatgcaCGTGATTCACCCGACCCCCCCccataagtggtatcagagcagagtcGTTCTAAATTAGTGAAACTACCGTAAGAGTAGTTCATTTCTTTTttgaagaaaatatatatattgtttttagtaaaaaataacatttattctCCCGTGGACACTACTAATTCTAAGACAAAGTCTTAGAAATTATTTCTTATCTATATCTCTTATAATTATATCAATATTTCATCAAGAAGGACGAAACATCCATGAACTATCATCATACAAttaagaagatttcaactactagatGCGAGCAATGAAATGATTCTTAGATGACAGTAGGGACGTTTTTTGGGTTTGCTAACTAAATGATATTTCCTCCATGCATCATTTGCCATGAATGCTTTAATGAACATATGTTTGTCTCTTTTTTGTTATTTCTAGAAGTGTTCAGCTTATTCAACAAATTGAGGTGATTAGAGCATCCAAATCAATTATCTtatctaaatattttattttaaattttagatagagtagctaaaaattttcGCATCAATTATTCTGTCCATttactaaatttagatttgatgaataatgatcctctaaatttagagaattaaatatctatcctaaaaataaaataatatttctttttaatctctcttctttcacTCATCCTTTTCAATTTCTCTCCTTCtactcattccataaatataataataaagaatagaagaaagagaagaaaataataaaaaattaaggataATAAAAATTATAGGATAGTTGAtatagtgtgtagtgaaaagtgattatgagttatttattttaaattttaaatatagtgATAGGAAAATTGATAtgaatattattaattttatattctCTCTAGTAAGCTTTTATCCAGATTACTATTGCTTTTGTATGTTTCCCTTTTCATGGTTTGATGCTTTTAGGGGAAGCCTGATTTCTTATATTTGTGCTCATCTAGTACTGAAAGCCAGAATACATCTTTTATACAGGCTGGTTTAGGAGGAAGTAATGTGAAACTTCGAATCCCTGTCCCTAGACAAGCACAAGACAGGAAGTAAGAATGCTCAGGccttagtttatatatatatatatatatatatatatatatatatatatatatatatatatatatataattattggtATTTAAATCTAAGAGAATAAGCATAAACCTTTCTTATCTCCTTACTCCTCCCCTTAAGGATACGTTTGGTTGAGAATTATTCTTGATAATCTTAGTTATCGATCTAAAGTTATCAATGAAAAtcttgtttgatttaggtaatcgatgattcccgagtaatgttcgatgcccgacacgtcagcaaaaggataTGCAATCAGGAattggaaaacctcgaaaaattgaggtttttcttgattccgaggTTAACacatttttttacccaaaatatcgtcggataagagaaaaatgtgacaaaaaaaacttaaacgcagttcggtgcatgaagctcccgtcatgcggggtcccagggaaggatccattatacgcagtcttaccctgctttttgtaaGAGGTTATTTTTAGGATTCGAACTCGTGATCTTTTGATCACATGGAAATAATTTTACCGTTGCACCAAGACtcctcttaaaaaaaattaaaaaaaacttaaggaaaaaataaaaaatcataaaaattaataaaaaaataaaaaaaaggtaaaaacattaaaaatagaaaaaagcaTAAAAattgggaaaaaataaaaaaacataaaaactaaaaaaagtttaaaaaataaaaaacaataaaaaaagttttaaaaaaatagaaaaaaattgtaaaaagcataaaaaagttttaaaacaaaaaaaccgtaaaaaaaacataaaaagttaaaaaaataaaaatgaaaaaaatacataaaaataaagaaaaacataaaaaataaaaaataaaaaaaatatagagtttaaataataataataataataataataataataatattattattattattattattattattattattattattattattattattattatgtatagtcgattttgtaactgaggttaatatagtaaaatattaaaataggttattcattaa from Zingiber officinale cultivar Zhangliang chromosome 4A, Zo_v1.1, whole genome shotgun sequence includes the following:
- the LOC121972122 gene encoding OVARIAN TUMOR DOMAIN-containing deubiquitinating enzyme 5-like, translated to MMEMAEEAEGSASREEPQETREEMLSRHRQEIAKLHNKEMNLKKAAAKGSKAEQKAKRKQVEEEISQLQTQLKAKHVRELTLLGYTTSESAEKSNVDNLAKAIAGFNVVRHGDPAKPNKGTRRREKRAQEEAAREQRIQEEQSNMLSDRMIENEKLERKLEPLGLTINEIKPDGHCLYRAVENQLSLCSNGVSPYSFQELRKMTAKYMRNHTPDFLPFFLSESKIEVESDSSPLERFDKYCVEVESTAAWGGQLELSALVHCLKKHIVIYSGSFPDVEMGKEYKSEIGSEVGNPSIMLSYHRHAYGLGEHYNSVVPNTTM